From the genome of Rhinatrema bivittatum chromosome 18, aRhiBiv1.1, whole genome shotgun sequence, one region includes:
- the GPR151 gene encoding probable G-protein coupled receptor 151, with protein sequence MEKLCGQSSNFSTTNSSALQPLPPHYAGGYQPCDSREGKVLVPALMVGICLAGFAGNLCVIGILLHHAKKGKPSLIHSLILNLSLADLFLLAFAVPFRAAAYSRTSWNLGWFVCKTSDWFVHSCLGAKSVTIAIVAKACFMYASDPSKQVNMKHQTILAVLVPVWLVAVVLPLPEWFFTTTKKIEGTTVCISDIPTYAHELMSAFVKFYPFLVFCIPFLLAFFYFWKAYAQCQRRGTKTQNLRNQIRSRRLTIMLLSVTVTFSIMWLPEWISWLWIWHPHQFGPSPPQAFTAAAQLLMFAISSVNPLIFLVMSEEFREGFKGLWKRLASKKSAATPDSPKTQHEHSEALPESDHSQGQPTQPTPTPEAELPCSPPSPGSPENKKEMPVLPDVEQFWHERETLPSDPDNDPTPWEHQDQETVGCNK encoded by the coding sequence ATGGAGAAGCTGTGCGGGCAGAGCAGCAACTTCAGCACCACGAACAGCTCCGCCCTGCAGCCGCTGCCGCCGCACTACGCTGGGGGCTACCAGCCCTGCGACTCCCGGGAGGGCAAGGTGCTGGTGCCAGCCCTCATGGTGGGGATCTGCTTGGCCGGCTTTGCGGGAAACCTGTGCGTGATCGGCATCCTCCTCCACCACGCCAAGAAAGGCAAGCCCTCGCTGATCCACTCCCTGATCCTGAACCTCAGCCTGGCGGACCTTTTCCTCCTGGCCTTCGCGGTCCCCTTCCGGGCAGCGGCTTACTCGCGAACCTCTTGGAACCTGGGCTGGTTCGTTTGCAAGACGTCCGACTGGTTTGTTCACAGCTGCCTGGGGGCTAAAAGCGTTACCATTGCCATCGTGGCTAAGGCTTGCTTCATGTACGCCAGCGACCCAAGCAAGCAAGTCAACATGAAGCACCAAACTATTCTTGCAGTGCTGGTCCCGGTTTGGCTGGTGGCTGTCGTTTTACCCCTGCCAGAATGGTTCTTTACTACCACAAAGAAGATAGAGGGTACAACTGTGTGCATCTCAGACATCCCAACCTATGCCCACGAGCTCATGTCAGCTTTTGTGAAATTTTACCCCTTCCTCGTTTTTTGCATTCCTTTCCTACtggctttcttttatttttggaagGCTTATGCTCAGTGCCAACGCAGAGGGACCAAAACCCAAAACCTAAGAAATCAGATCAGATCCAGAAGGCTCACCATAATGTTACTAAGCGTGACGGTGACATTTTCCATCATGTGGCTTCCCGAATGGATATCTTGGCTATGGATTTGGCACCCACATCAATTTGGTCCTTCACCGCCGCAAGCATTTACTGCCGCAGCTCAGCTTCTTATGTTTGCCATCTCGTCAGTAAACCCACTGATCTTCTTGGTTATGTCGGAAGAATTTAGGGAAGGTTTTAAAGGCCTCTGGAAAAGACTAGCCTCGAAAAAGTCCGCGGCCACGCCAGACAGCCCCAAAACCCAGCACGAGCACTCTGAAGCTCTCCCAGAGTCCGACCACTCGCAGGGGCAGCCAACGCAGCCGACGCCTACTCCAGAAGCTGAACTTCCGTGCTCCCCGCCTAGCCCCGGCAGCCCAGAAAACAAGAAGGAAATGCCTGTCCTTCCAGATGTGGAGCAGTTTTGGCACGAGAGAGAAACCCTCCCATCTGATCCAGACAACGATCCTACGCCTTGGGAACACCAAGATCAAGAAACAGTAGGTTGCAATAAATAA